CCGCGCGCATTGCGCGCGTGGTGCAACGTGACTCCATCACGGTCCTGGTGACCGACTCCGGGCTCGGAGGGCTTGCCGTTGCCGCCGATCTCGACGCGCGTGTGCGGAAGACAGGCGCGTACGCGAAGGTCCGCATCATTTTCGCGAACGCACTCCCCGAATCGAACCGCGGCTACAACAGGATGAAGACCACGCAGCAAAAGGTGCGGGTCTTCAATGATGCCCTCGTGGGTATGGCGCGGGAGTATGCGCCCGATGTGATCCTTGTGGCATGCAATACCCTTTCCGTTCTCATTCCGCAGACGGCATTCGTCGCGGACTCGCCCATCCCCGTTCTGGGGATCGTGGGGACCGGCGTGGAAATGCTGCACGACCGGCTGGTTGCCGAGCCCGGATCCACAGCGATCATCTTCGGGACAGAGACCACGATCGGTGCCGGGACGCACCGGCGCATGTTGATCGAACGCGGCATCGATCCGGGACGGATCGTGACCCAGGCGTGTCCGAATCTTGCCGGAGCGATCGAGACCG
This genomic window from Ignavibacteriota bacterium contains:
- a CDS encoding aspartate/glutamate racemase family protein, whose product is MNRPSTLLLLAMLMAHSVHAGAPAADTVAARIARVVQRDSITVLVTDSGLGGLAVAADLDARVRKTGAYAKVRIIFANALPESNRGYNRMKTTQQKVRVFNDALVGMAREYAPDVILVACNTLSVLIPQTAFVADSPIPVLGIVGTGVEMLHDRLVAEPGSTAIIFGTETTIGAGTHRRMLIERGIDPGRIVTQACPNLAGAIETDASGSAVATAVQGFSAEASSAIGTRGGRVLAGLCCTHYGYAADRFRDALAANGAGMVEIIDPNTRMNDVLFPPDRRRVTQSPLCTVDVVSRAVISPEEKSSIGGLVEAVSPATAAALRTYLLNRDLFPFNPDATE